A single Nostoc sp. PCC 7107 DNA region contains:
- a CDS encoding 2OG-Fe(II) oxygenase gives MQDIVCLELGTDKQPDGKHVVNTPLYIHLLNFLDHQEWQTLLDYILAQANQFVRSTTFTNQSDYRVSQSLNAVAEVQSLIVDKVKSLLPQVCQQLDIPPFFVTLIETQITAHNDGNYYKLHSDNGSYDTFNREISYVYYFYREPQAFSGGELRFCLDDSDQLLEQQITPQQNSIILFPSRYLHEVLPVCCPSKMFADSRFTFHGWIRKSVFKNPTNW, from the coding sequence ATGCAAGATATTGTCTGTTTAGAACTGGGAACTGATAAACAGCCAGATGGCAAACATGTGGTAAATACTCCACTTTATATACATTTGCTGAATTTTCTCGATCATCAAGAATGGCAAACATTACTCGATTACATTCTGGCGCAAGCAAATCAATTTGTTCGCAGTACCACTTTTACCAATCAATCAGACTATCGAGTTTCCCAAAGTTTGAATGCGGTTGCAGAAGTCCAATCACTCATAGTTGATAAAGTAAAGTCCTTACTGCCACAAGTTTGCCAGCAGTTAGATATTCCACCATTTTTTGTGACGTTAATTGAAACACAAATTACCGCACATAACGATGGCAACTATTACAAACTGCATAGTGATAACGGTAGTTACGATACTTTCAACCGAGAAATTTCCTATGTTTACTACTTTTATCGGGAACCACAGGCATTTTCTGGTGGTGAGTTGCGTTTTTGCTTAGATGACAGTGATCAACTCTTAGAACAACAGATAACTCCCCAGCAAAACAGCATCATTCTGTTTCCCAGTCGTTATCTGCATGAAGTGTTACCTGTTTGTTGTCCATCAAAAATGTTTGCTGACAGCCGTTTCACTT
- a CDS encoding PqqD family peptide modification chaperone — translation MIPVARTENLLIQEVGEELIVYDETRDTAHCLSAIAVRVWYLCNGQNTVETIARLLQAEFEFPPNQTVDWHGLVQLTLAELEQFHLLDAAVIEPLNSPQTSRRQVLKKVSLVGGFAIGSLFPAIKSIIVPTPAMAAPTGSSATTTTTTTTTTTTTTTTTTTTTTTAAPTTTEPIT, via the coding sequence ATGATTCCAGTTGCTCGCACGGAAAATTTATTGATTCAAGAAGTCGGAGAAGAGTTAATTGTTTATGATGAAACGCGAGATACTGCCCATTGCCTGAGTGCGATCGCAGTACGTGTCTGGTATCTGTGTAATGGTCAAAATACCGTCGAAACCATTGCACGTTTGCTACAAGCAGAATTTGAGTTTCCACCAAATCAAACAGTTGATTGGCATGGTTTAGTTCAATTGACATTAGCCGAGTTAGAACAGTTTCATTTGTTAGATGCAGCCGTTATCGAACCCCTGAATAGTCCCCAAACTTCCCGCCGCCAAGTACTTAAAAAAGTCAGTTTAGTAGGTGGCTTTGCCATTGGCTCTTTGTTCCCAGCCATTAAATCGATTATTGTTCCTACCCCAGCAATGGCAGCTCCTACTGGCTCTAGTGCCACGACAACAACGACAACTACAACCACCACCACTACAACAACTACTACAACCACCACCACTACAACTACAGCCGCGCCAACTACCACAGAGCCAATCACTTAG
- a CDS encoding nucleotidyltransferase family protein produces the protein MNRQSIISINLPEVQLILNCAHTKRSPALNIAIQELCKTQINWTLLQDLSSRNGIDGLLWESLQTVDAVNLPKSLLNQLQQNYQGYILKGMICSHELIRLLQDFHTHQIPVLPYKGPTLAVALYGSYALRYFSDLDILIHPDYLLAAKALLIQHGYETLAVDNSQEKMNIWSDSERDFLLPNKDVAIDLHWRLTPRFFALEIPFEQLWERRQSVNLLDTDVVTLSPEDLLLVLCVHGAKECWSQLKWICDIAELLRTYKHLDWQAVEERSHILHCHRMLLLGLKLAQDLLQAPIPQSLQTAIIQDTCLPELFQQVINRLFSHPLPLSTTWQTTMFRLRVRDHSWDWVQYFVWRFLIPNVRDRRLFNLPNSLSFLYYLIRPIRLCVEQLSKAIRK, from the coding sequence GTGAATAGACAATCAATTATTTCCATTAACTTACCAGAAGTGCAGTTAATTTTGAATTGCGCTCATACTAAGCGATCGCCAGCTTTAAACATAGCAATTCAGGAGCTTTGTAAGACACAGATTAATTGGACTTTATTGCAAGATTTATCGAGTCGTAATGGAATTGATGGTTTGCTATGGGAAAGTTTACAAACTGTTGATGCGGTGAATTTACCCAAGAGTTTGTTGAATCAACTCCAGCAAAACTATCAAGGTTATATACTCAAGGGGATGATTTGCAGTCATGAATTAATCAGACTATTGCAAGATTTCCACACACATCAAATTCCGGTTTTACCATACAAAGGCCCGACTTTAGCAGTGGCACTCTATGGTAGTTATGCACTCCGCTATTTCAGTGACTTGGATATTTTAATCCATCCAGATTATTTACTAGCTGCAAAAGCTTTACTAATTCAGCATGGTTATGAAACCCTGGCGGTGGATAATAGTCAAGAAAAAATGAATATTTGGTCAGATAGTGAACGAGATTTTTTGCTGCCAAATAAAGATGTAGCCATAGATTTACACTGGCGATTAACACCAAGATTTTTTGCTTTAGAAATACCTTTTGAACAGTTGTGGGAACGTCGTCAGTCAGTGAATTTGTTAGACACTGATGTTGTTACCTTATCTCCCGAAGACTTGCTGTTAGTATTGTGTGTTCACGGTGCTAAAGAATGCTGGTCACAATTAAAGTGGATTTGTGATATTGCTGAATTGTTGCGAACTTACAAACATCTCGATTGGCAGGCTGTGGAGGAGCGATCGCACATATTACACTGTCATCGAATGCTACTTTTAGGGCTGAAACTGGCTCAAGATTTGTTACAAGCCCCAATTCCCCAATCTTTACAAACCGCAATTATCCAAGACACTTGCTTACCTGAGTTGTTTCAACAAGTGATCAATCGCTTATTCTCACATCCTCTGCCCTTATCCACAACTTGGCAAACAACAATGTTTCGTTTGCGAGTCCGCGATCACAGTTGGGATTGGGTGCAGTATTTTGTTTGGCGGTTTTTAATTCCCAATGTACGCGATCGGCGGTTGTTCAACCTGCCAAATTCACTATCTTTCTTGTATTACCTCATCAGGCCAATCCGCTTGTGCGTCGAACAATTAAGTAAAGCGATCAGAAAATGA
- a CDS encoding DUF3685 domain-containing protein, protein MSDRPLKILLIDQDPIFCLGLRVALEEMPNWQVVAEVESDIAALQRLAEFAHQDPNQVNLVVLELGNGRSLDSQLQSLQFCRLLKTTYPTLPILLLSSAQNPEILTAAKVAGINGYLPKGTPISQIIAVIAEVATGDSYWALNTNPSQVNISPPPQMPLLQLWHNQCLSGINYINDSFAKVTLQLQTPGLPILEQALLAGQRRELLAARWLLNKFLSSSQQRQQLTSSAEELPFIPLSSSAIVTTDVEQPLTLLPEINPINLQFELFSTCINKLKSPLENVADVPLEIDILYESKKRDLLYLILQKLATQLDSLRVAQITIEQLEGYKNTILFDVWQATVTDFFGKFSQVQVGKQNISVVNVLLQNPRVIQTEILNKIPFVLELFSYLLFQTDLYIDNHAYLANSNDAKSQALIILENLLIQIGNGVLQPLLNYLADVETIKKNFYNRKLISTREIERFRNELSWKYRLNYYVNEAKAIFESRYELFVLAPRGIAKTSIYAPRNTELAKLSGVPLFVTLGLEFWDAIAPRLQSLLSFLGSGIVFVLTQIIGRGLGLIGRGILQGIGSVSFPDKNFNRNSERPK, encoded by the coding sequence ATGAGCGATCGCCCTCTCAAAATATTACTAATTGACCAAGATCCTATTTTTTGCTTGGGACTGCGGGTAGCTTTGGAAGAAATGCCTAACTGGCAAGTTGTAGCAGAAGTAGAAAGCGATATTGCTGCTTTGCAAAGACTAGCAGAATTTGCTCATCAAGACCCCAACCAAGTAAATCTAGTTGTTTTAGAATTGGGAAACGGTCGTTCTCTTGATAGTCAGTTACAAAGTTTACAATTCTGTCGTCTGCTCAAAACTACATATCCCACCTTGCCAATTTTACTGCTGAGTTCTGCCCAAAACCCAGAAATACTTACGGCGGCCAAGGTAGCTGGGATCAATGGCTATCTCCCTAAAGGTACTCCCATATCTCAAATCATTGCTGTCATAGCAGAAGTAGCAACAGGTGATTCCTATTGGGCATTAAATACCAATCCTTCTCAAGTTAATATTTCTCCACCGCCTCAGATGCCTTTATTGCAGCTATGGCATAATCAGTGTTTATCGGGAATTAATTATATTAATGATTCCTTCGCAAAAGTTACATTACAATTACAAACCCCAGGTTTACCAATACTAGAACAGGCTTTGCTGGCTGGACAACGGCGAGAACTTTTAGCAGCGCGTTGGTTACTCAATAAATTTTTAAGTTCATCCCAACAAAGGCAACAATTAACTTCCTCTGCTGAAGAATTGCCATTTATTCCTTTATCTAGTAGTGCTATTGTCACAACAGATGTGGAACAACCGCTAACTTTGTTGCCAGAAATTAACCCAATTAACTTGCAATTTGAGTTATTTTCAACTTGTATCAATAAGCTAAAATCGCCTTTAGAAAACGTTGCAGATGTTCCTTTAGAAATTGATATTTTATATGAATCCAAAAAACGCGATTTACTTTATTTAATATTACAAAAATTAGCTACGCAGTTAGATAGTTTACGTGTGGCTCAAATTACAATTGAGCAGTTAGAAGGATACAAGAATACTATATTATTTGATGTTTGGCAAGCCACAGTAACAGATTTTTTCGGCAAGTTTTCCCAAGTGCAGGTCGGAAAACAAAATATCTCAGTTGTCAATGTATTGTTGCAAAATCCCAGAGTTATTCAAACAGAGATATTAAATAAAATTCCTTTTGTATTAGAGTTATTTTCTTATCTACTATTTCAAACAGATTTATATATTGACAATCATGCTTATTTAGCTAATAGTAATGATGCGAAATCTCAGGCATTAATCATTTTAGAAAATTTGTTGATTCAGATAGGAAATGGGGTATTGCAGCCACTGTTGAATTATTTAGCAGATGTAGAAACAATTAAGAAAAATTTCTATAATCGGAAGTTAATTTCTACGCGAGAGATTGAACGATTTAGAAATGAATTGTCATGGAAATATCGTTTAAATTATTATGTTAATGAAGCTAAAGCAATTTTTGAAAGTCGTTATGAGTTGTTTGTGTTAGCACCGCGCGGGATTGCGAAAACTTCGATATATGCTCCGCGAAACACAGAATTAGCCAAACTTTCGGGCGTTCCTTTATTTGTGACACTAGGGCTAGAATTTTGGGATGCGATCGCTCCTCGTCTACAATCCCTATTATCTTTTTTAGGTAGTGGTATTGTCTTTGTTCTCACCCAAATTATCGGTCGTGGTTTAGGTTTAATCGGTCGTGGGATTTTGCAAGGTATCGGTAGTGTGTCATTCCCAGATAAAAATTTCAACCGCAACAGCGAAAGACCAAAGTAA
- a CDS encoding pentapeptide repeat-containing protein: MNLSIRQWLAERQIEIHQIRAFSLGQLAGVAYRIVQDMEVKSLAPLDICTLAEVLELPLGSVWEDINVIARLTESLLRSLSEKKALKRNEGTWLAFQIAYLQALQRVIQQEVSLQKPWLNRAMIPTPTEILKELIGKLSLQDVQLQGMLKTLSPGKLTDTQAEQALSVVADSLLVQQMNNATVAWLIANGAEDLEAKLLTQRLTHSLSGYLLKVVAENAPQLAQLQKFFQLGSARNISPSELGVLGISANSTVGDKIDLYRENYRGILLQNLSTPLFIESFALKDIYIPLKGLVADKSNSPSISVDLKKWVQEQLGDRETIAVITSEPGYGKTSFCQIWAAEVARELYPHWMPVVIRLRDIKYGKNLAETLNSGFILNSQTNLNDWLAQEYPRCLLLLDGLDELPASSLGTRAKAIFLQQLIEFQAEGKHKIILTSRKNTLEEIDADILLQLQQIVIQPLEQEQLKQWFQQWAILQSLPIAQNFFTFLKQSGLFVSNSKFPELSALVRQPLMLYLLGILHRDALIDDEIWQLAESNSTFTVVWEIYYRLSRWLLGYPTIGGIKTMLLRSGSAHIHRTQEAIANLLSGGHAQNLLNQMQAIALQILHSDRDQIQLPETSHSDTLPAFYFKTSHSTLLIEFSHSKLGEYLCADAIAYQLQILTQQQKDVYGTLIFCLDSPQSVAQHLYKLLGYGVLTREIKQLVIETLLHQPKSDFSLDLLLQRLELFWHGYCQGRWLNEGIVHQVWNYFHTLDNPINVEQINANVGINIFLLLCAGYRVTKDAFSPCGNPENVTEFYPEALTMLMGKIAILSNHVLVRRILPQSLIGLNLSGASLFQMMLAKANFEQTNLSGANLSYANLADANLSHANLAGANLSYANLAGANLNCANLTSANLTGANLRNINFENVNLTNACLFDTILNDIDREIATVNGAVFSLEQFYTLKKLLSQKYLMSITPSTEKTEAWLHNNPDIQGLENSEGETMVSVDLYDDDDDVEDETVFSVNPHDYD, from the coding sequence ATGAACCTCAGTATTCGGCAATGGTTGGCAGAACGCCAGATTGAAATCCACCAAATTAGAGCATTTTCCCTTGGTCAATTGGCGGGAGTCGCCTACCGAATTGTCCAAGATATGGAAGTCAAAAGCCTTGCGCCGCTAGATATATGTACTTTAGCGGAGGTTTTGGAACTGCCTTTGGGGTCTGTTTGGGAAGATATTAATGTCATCGCCCGATTAACAGAAAGCCTATTGCGTAGTCTCAGTGAAAAAAAAGCCTTAAAACGTAACGAAGGTACATGGTTGGCGTTTCAAATTGCCTATCTCCAAGCTTTACAAAGAGTGATTCAACAAGAAGTCAGCCTACAAAAACCTTGGCTGAATCGAGCTATGATACCAACTCCCACCGAAATATTAAAAGAGTTGATTGGCAAACTCAGTCTACAAGATGTTCAACTCCAAGGAATGTTGAAAACCTTGAGTCCAGGTAAATTAACTGATACTCAAGCTGAACAGGCACTATCTGTAGTGGCAGATTCATTATTAGTACAACAAATGAATAATGCTACTGTAGCTTGGTTAATTGCCAATGGTGCAGAAGATTTAGAAGCAAAATTATTGACACAGCGTTTAACTCATTCCCTAAGTGGATATTTACTCAAAGTTGTGGCTGAAAATGCACCGCAACTCGCACAATTACAAAAATTTTTCCAGTTAGGCTCTGCTAGAAATATTTCCCCTTCCGAACTAGGTGTTTTAGGAATATCTGCTAATTCCACCGTAGGGGACAAAATTGATTTATATCGAGAAAATTATCGGGGAATTCTGCTCCAAAATCTGAGTACGCCTTTATTTATAGAATCTTTTGCACTCAAGGATATTTATATTCCTCTCAAGGGTTTAGTCGCAGACAAAAGTAATTCTCCATCAATATCAGTTGATTTGAAAAAATGGGTGCAAGAACAGTTAGGCGATAGGGAAACAATCGCTGTAATTACATCAGAACCCGGATATGGTAAAACCAGTTTCTGCCAAATTTGGGCAGCAGAAGTAGCACGAGAACTTTATCCTCATTGGATGCCAGTTGTCATTCGACTGCGGGATATTAAGTATGGCAAAAATTTAGCAGAAACTCTTAATTCTGGTTTTATTTTGAATTCTCAAACTAATTTAAATGATTGGTTAGCACAAGAATATCCCCGATGTTTGTTACTCTTAGACGGTTTGGATGAATTACCAGCTTCTAGTTTAGGTACAAGGGCTAAGGCAATTTTTCTCCAGCAGCTAATTGAATTTCAAGCTGAAGGTAAACATAAAATTATATTGACTAGTCGCAAAAATACTTTAGAAGAAATTGATGCCGATATATTATTGCAATTACAGCAAATAGTCATTCAACCATTAGAACAAGAACAATTAAAACAATGGTTTCAACAATGGGCAATCTTACAATCATTACCCATCGCCCAAAATTTCTTCACCTTCTTAAAGCAATCTGGGTTATTTGTCAGTAATTCTAAATTTCCTGAACTTTCGGCTTTGGTGCGCCAACCTTTGATGCTGTATTTGTTAGGGATTTTACACCGTGACGCACTCATAGATGATGAAATATGGCAATTAGCTGAATCAAATAGCACTTTTACTGTAGTTTGGGAAATTTATTATCGGCTGAGTCGTTGGTTATTAGGCTATCCGACAATTGGCGGAATTAAAACAATGCTATTGCGTTCTGGTTCGGCTCACATTCATCGTACACAAGAAGCGATCGCTAATTTACTCTCAGGCGGCCATGCCCAAAATTTATTAAACCAAATGCAGGCGATCGCTCTGCAAATTTTACACAGCGATCGCGATCAAATTCAATTACCAGAAACTTCCCACTCTGACACCCTACCAGCCTTCTATTTCAAAACATCCCACTCAACACTTTTAATAGAATTTTCCCACTCCAAATTAGGTGAATATCTCTGTGCTGATGCTATTGCTTATCAACTACAAATTTTGACTCAGCAGCAAAAAGATGTCTATGGAACCCTAATTTTTTGTCTAGATTCTCCTCAGAGTGTTGCTCAACATCTATATAAACTACTTGGTTATGGTGTATTGACTAGAGAAATCAAGCAACTGGTAATTGAAACTTTACTACACCAACCTAAAAGCGATTTTTCTCTAGATTTATTACTGCAACGTCTAGAATTATTTTGGCATGGTTACTGTCAAGGTCGTTGGTTGAATGAAGGAATTGTTCATCAAGTTTGGAATTATTTCCACACCCTGGATAATCCTATTAATGTTGAGCAAATTAATGCCAATGTTGGTATAAATATATTTTTATTATTGTGTGCTGGTTATCGAGTTACAAAAGATGCTTTTTCTCCTTGTGGTAATCCTGAAAATGTCACTGAATTTTACCCAGAAGCTTTGACGATGCTGATGGGTAAAATCGCAATTCTATCTAATCATGTTTTAGTCCGACGAATTCTCCCTCAATCCTTAATTGGACTTAATCTTTCAGGCGCATCTTTGTTCCAAATGATGTTAGCAAAAGCCAATTTTGAACAGACAAATTTATCAGGTGCAAATCTCAGTTATGCAAATTTAGCTGATGCAAACCTCAGTCATGCAAATTTAGCTGGTGCAAACCTCAGTTATGCAAATTTAGCTGGTGCAAACCTCAACTGTGCAAATTTAACTAGTGCAAATTTGACTGGTGCTAATCTCAGAAACATTAATTTTGAGAATGTTAATCTCACTAATGCCTGCTTATTTGATACTATTTTGAATGATATTGACAGGGAAATTGCCACAGTTAATGGTGCTGTGTTCTCTTTGGAACAGTTTTACACCCTGAAGAAATTACTCTCACAAAAATATTTAATGAGCATCACCCCTAGCACCGAGAAAACGGAAGCTTGGTTGCATAACAACCCTGATATTCAAGGGCTGGAAAACTCCGAAGGAGAGACAATGGTCTCAGTAGATCTATACGATGATGATGATGATGTTGAAGATGAAACGGTATTTAGTGTAAATCCTCATGATTATGATTAA
- a CDS encoding Fur family transcriptional regulator, which yields MQKPTIAKKPIRSLEDALDRCQMLGMRVSRQRRFVLELLWQANEHLSAREIYDRLNQEGKDIGHTSVYQNLEALSSQGIIECIEHCDGRLYGNISDAHSHVNCLDTNQILDVHIELPAELLRQVEEQTGVQITEYSINFYGYRHPAEDV from the coding sequence ATGCAAAAACCAACGATAGCTAAAAAACCAATTCGTTCCTTAGAAGATGCACTCGATCGATGTCAAATGCTGGGTATGCGGGTTAGCCGTCAGCGTCGCTTTGTCTTAGAATTGCTGTGGCAAGCAAATGAGCATCTATCTGCGAGAGAAATTTACGATCGTCTCAACCAAGAAGGCAAAGACATTGGCCATACCTCTGTATATCAAAACCTCGAAGCTTTATCAAGCCAAGGCATTATTGAATGTATAGAACACTGTGATGGCCGCTTATATGGCAACATTAGTGATGCTCACAGCCATGTCAACTGTCTTGATACCAATCAAATTCTAGATGTCCACATAGAATTACCAGCAGAATTACTCCGTCAAGTTGAAGAACAAACAGGCGTACAAATCACGGAATATAGTATTAACTTTTATGGTTATCGCCATCCCGCAGAAGATGTATAA
- a CDS encoding FMN-dependent NADH-azoreductase: MANILHIDSSPRGERSISRALTYEFITSWKDTHSGDTISYRDLGHHPVPHVDESWIAAAFTPPDAHTPELAEAIKLSDSLIDEFLAADRYVFGIPMYNLNIPSTFKAYIDQIVRVGRTFAVDANGYKGLVDNSKKVLIITSRGGTFPPGTPFAAYDHQEPYLRAILGFIGLTDVTFIHADSLNLGDDARQQSLTAAKDAIAQAVANW; the protein is encoded by the coding sequence ATGGCAAATATTCTACACATTGATTCTAGTCCTCGTGGCGAACGTTCTATTTCACGCGCACTCACTTATGAGTTCATCACATCCTGGAAAGATACTCATTCAGGGGATACCATTAGTTACCGAGATTTGGGACATCATCCCGTTCCCCATGTGGACGAATCATGGATAGCTGCGGCTTTTACACCACCAGATGCACACACACCAGAACTAGCTGAGGCTATTAAGCTTTCTGATAGTTTAATTGATGAGTTTTTGGCGGCCGATCGCTATGTTTTTGGTATACCAATGTATAACCTGAATATTCCTTCTACCTTCAAAGCTTACATTGACCAAATAGTCCGTGTTGGTCGTACCTTCGCCGTTGATGCAAATGGCTATAAGGGTTTAGTTGATAACAGCAAAAAAGTTCTAATTATTACATCTCGTGGAGGGACTTTTCCTCCAGGTACACCCTTTGCAGCTTATGATCATCAAGAACCTTATCTCCGCGCTATTTTGGGCTTTATTGGTCTAACAGATGTGACATTTATTCATGCTGATAGCCTGAATTTAGGTGATGATGCTCGTCAACAATCATTAACAGCGGCTAAAGACGCGATCGCTCAAGCCGTGGCTAACTGGTAA
- the ilvD gene encoding dihydroxy-acid dehydratase, which produces MSDNLRSRVVTQGVQRSPNRAMLRAVGFQDADFNKAIVGVANGYSTITPCNMGINKLAQRAEAGIKSAGAMPQIFGTITISDGISMGTEGMKYSLVSREVIADSIETACTGQSMDGVLAIGGCDKNMPGAMLAIARMNIPAIFVYGGTIKPGHYNGRDLTVVSSFEAVGQYSAGKIDEAELTAVEQNACPGAGSCGGMFTANTMSSAFEAMGMSLPYSSTMAAEDAEKADSTEKSAFVLVEAIRQQLLPRQIITRKSIENAISVIMAVGGSTNAVLHFLAIASAAGVELTIDDFETIRGRVPVLCDLKPSGRYVATDLHKAGGIPQVMKMLLVHDLLHGDCITISGQTVAEILADVPNEPRADQDVIRPWDKPMYAQGHLAVLKGNLATEGAVAKITGVKKPIITGPARVFESEEACLDAILAGKIKAGDVVVIRYEGPKGGPGMREMLAPTSAIIGAGLGDSVGLITDGRFSGGTYGMVVGHVAPEAAVGGAIALVEEGDIITIDAPARLLQLNISDEELARRRANWQPPSPRYTKGVLAKYAKLVSSSSLGAVTDLGLFNS; this is translated from the coding sequence ATGTCGGATAATTTGAGAAGCCGAGTTGTAACACAGGGTGTACAGCGATCGCCAAATCGCGCGATGCTGCGGGCAGTTGGTTTTCAAGATGCAGATTTTAACAAAGCAATTGTCGGTGTTGCCAATGGCTACAGCACCATTACCCCTTGTAATATGGGGATAAATAAACTGGCACAAAGGGCAGAAGCTGGTATTAAAAGTGCTGGAGCGATGCCGCAAATATTCGGGACAATTACCATCAGTGATGGAATTTCGATGGGAACGGAAGGGATGAAATATTCCCTAGTATCAAGAGAAGTAATTGCCGATTCCATTGAAACCGCCTGTACTGGACAAAGTATGGATGGCGTGTTAGCCATTGGTGGATGTGATAAAAATATGCCAGGAGCAATGCTGGCGATCGCCCGGATGAATATTCCCGCGATTTTTGTCTACGGTGGTACAATCAAACCCGGACATTACAACGGTCGTGATTTAACTGTAGTCAGTTCCTTTGAAGCAGTCGGACAATACAGCGCGGGCAAAATTGACGAAGCTGAATTAACAGCCGTTGAACAAAATGCTTGTCCGGGTGCGGGTTCTTGCGGCGGGATGTTTACAGCTAACACCATGTCTTCGGCATTTGAAGCGATGGGGATGAGCTTACCTTATTCTTCCACAATGGCAGCCGAAGATGCCGAAAAAGCCGACAGTACGGAAAAATCAGCTTTTGTTTTAGTAGAAGCTATTCGTCAGCAATTATTACCACGCCAGATTATCACCCGCAAATCTATAGAAAATGCTATTTCGGTAATTATGGCAGTTGGTGGCTCTACCAATGCAGTATTACATTTTTTGGCGATCGCCAGTGCGGCTGGTGTGGAATTGACCATAGATGACTTTGAAACTATTCGCGGTCGAGTTCCTGTACTGTGCGATTTAAAACCTAGCGGTAGGTACGTAGCGACAGACTTACACAAAGCAGGCGGTATTCCTCAAGTCATGAAAATGTTGCTGGTACATGATTTGCTACATGGTGACTGTATTACCATCAGTGGTCAAACCGTGGCTGAAATTCTTGCCGATGTGCCAAATGAACCCAGGGCTGATCAAGATGTAATTCGCCCTTGGGATAAACCGATGTATGCTCAAGGTCACTTGGCAGTTCTCAAAGGTAATCTCGCTACCGAAGGTGCAGTAGCTAAAATTACCGGGGTGAAAAAACCAATCATTACCGGCCCCGCCAGAGTATTTGAATCAGAAGAAGCTTGTTTAGATGCGATTTTGGCAGGCAAAATTAAAGCAGGTGATGTGGTTGTAATTCGTTACGAAGGCCCCAAAGGTGGCCCAGGAATGCGGGAAATGTTAGCGCCTACCTCGGCAATTATTGGTGCGGGTTTGGGTGATTCGGTGGGATTAATTACCGATGGACGCTTTTCTGGTGGTACTTACGGTATGGTAGTTGGTCACGTTGCCCCAGAAGCAGCAGTTGGGGGAGCGATCGCCTTAGTCGAAGAAGGTGATATTATCACCATTGATGCCCCAGCACGGCTGTTGCAGTTGAATATTTCTGATGAAGAATTAGCCCGCCGCCGTGCCAATTGGCAACCCCCGTCCCCACGTTACACTAAAGGCGTATTAGCGAAATATGCCAAGTTGGTATCTTCCAGCAGTCTTGGTGCAGTCACAGACTTAGGTTTGTTTAATAGTTAA